A stretch of the Sulfurimonas sp. HSL-1656 genome encodes the following:
- the tatB gene encoding Sec-independent protein translocase protein TatB produces MFGMGFSEILIIAIIAILFLGPDKLPQTMVDIARFFRSAKRTLASAKASIEEELHVDDIKREVNSYKDNLLEEKEKLSKASAFTELTDEFDAVIDMADTTTVQTPAPQKPKAEAAPDAKKPEVVTFSKKKKSADNGNDTEEA; encoded by the coding sequence ATGTTCGGAATGGGATTTTCGGAGATCCTTATCATCGCTATTATCGCCATCTTGTTCCTGGGACCGGACAAACTGCCCCAGACCATGGTCGATATCGCCCGTTTCTTCCGCAGTGCCAAGCGGACACTGGCTTCGGCCAAAGCTTCCATCGAGGAAGAGCTGCACGTTGATGACATCAAACGCGAAGTCAACAGCTACAAGGACAACCTGCTCGAGGAGAAAGAGAAACTGAGCAAGGCCAGCGCCTTCACCGAACTGACCGACGAATTCGACGCCGTCATCGATATGGCGGACACGACGACCGTGCAGACTCCCGCGCCCCAGAAGCCGAAAGCCGAAGCCGCCCCGGATGCCAAGAAGCCGGAAGTCGTCACCTTCAGCAAAAAGAAAAAAAGTGCCGACAACGGCAACGATACCGAGGAAGCCTAA